The Crocinitomicaceae bacterium genome includes a region encoding these proteins:
- a CDS encoding mechanosensitive ion channel, with amino-acid sequence MFDFLTYALIQQGEFALTIFNLVVFVALYLCGKLFVRFIKRYFNEKKLTDKQVTIEGREIAIWKLTKQIIWIVIVLIGYQSLRLNNTSLDIQDILQFEFFRFDTFHIAVYHFFVIVIVVVFARLALSAIKVWLLRAANKKQGLDHGTQYVYVKISQYIVFSIASLIILRSLGMNLTLFLGATAFLLVGVGLGLQHIFSMYFSGLFLLLERSVKVGDIVEIPNLVNDNVVVAKIIEINLRTSKIETRDGMILIVPNNKLTHETVNNWTYGSHLTRFTIPVTVAYGSDLELVKEILIRCAQAHPHVTDQKEIKVRCLNFGDHGIELDVVFWAEQNFYIEIHKSDIRFAIEREFRKYQIVIPYKQLVIHQANSGGI; translated from the coding sequence ATGTTTGATTTTTTAACTTACGCACTTATACAACAAGGAGAATTTGCTTTGACAATTTTCAATCTGGTAGTATTTGTTGCCTTATATCTCTGTGGTAAATTATTCGTCCGTTTCATCAAACGATATTTCAATGAAAAGAAATTAACAGATAAACAAGTAACCATTGAAGGGCGTGAAATTGCCATTTGGAAACTCACTAAACAAATTATCTGGATTGTCATTGTGTTGATTGGTTACCAGAGTTTGAGACTTAACAATACTTCTTTAGATATTCAAGACATTCTTCAATTTGAATTTTTCAGATTTGACACCTTTCACATTGCAGTTTACCACTTTTTTGTGATTGTCATAGTGGTTGTATTTGCCCGTTTGGCATTGAGTGCAATCAAAGTTTGGTTGCTCAGAGCAGCAAATAAAAAACAAGGACTTGATCACGGTACGCAATATGTTTACGTTAAAATTTCACAGTACATTGTTTTCTCGATTGCATCACTGATTATTTTGCGCAGCCTGGGAATGAATCTCACCTTGTTTTTAGGTGCAACCGCATTTTTATTAGTTGGAGTTGGTTTGGGGTTACAGCATATTTTCAGCATGTATTTTTCAGGGCTTTTTCTTCTTCTTGAGAGATCAGTGAAAGTAGGTGACATTGTAGAAATTCCAAATCTTGTGAACGATAATGTTGTGGTGGCAAAAATCATTGAAATCAATTTGCGTACATCAAAAATTGAGACGCGTGATGGTATGATATTGATTGTACCCAACAACAAACTCACCCATGAAACGGTGAACAACTGGACTTATGGAAGTCATCTGACTCGCTTTACCATTCCGGTTACGGTGGCTTATGGCTCAGATCTAGAACTGGTAAAAGAAATTCTGATTCGCTGCGCGCAGGCTCATCCACATGTCACTGATCAAAAAGAAATCAAAGTACGCTGTCTAAATTTTGGTGATCATGGCATTGAGTTAGATGTAGTTTTTTGGGCTGAACAAAATTTTTACATTGAGATTCATAAAAGTGATATTCGTTTTGCCATTGAACGTGAATTTAGAAAATATCAAATTGTAATTCCGTATAAACAATTGGTGATTCATCAAGCTAACAGCGGGGGTATTTGA